The following are encoded in a window of Candidatus Limnocylindrales bacterium genomic DNA:
- a CDS encoding sulfatase has translation MMTQEKKSVLSTPSIAPGKLLLLAAWFALATGLGEISIRAVQKFFLHQRIYVSPQVVWMAPLADLVLFLLSGSILLLVARFWPRATSPKIVVFIFALLGFSGPLLWFPKLHILAALLLAIGLSVQTARLLEKHISTFYLFSRYTLGGMLAVVMALAVGINEWQVLIERNALAKLPPAPPGTPNVLLIVLDTVRASSLSLYGYNRPTTPSLEKLAKTGVVFEKAFATSSWTLPSHASLFTARYPHEVSADWLKPLDATYPVLAEVFQTYGYVTAGFVANLLYGTYETGLARGFIHYEDYPISPEMVIKSSWLARIFVDKLKLIKGDTDKLVYKWAEEINEDFLSWLSCHNSRPFFVFLNYMDAHAPYLPPKPFDTLFGPKRPRPDKSVRRTWSPQEIQVERDAYEGCIAYLDHQLGLLFDELQKRGILENTLIVITSDHGEQFGEHGLFDHGNSLYRPSLQVPLFISFPGRVPAGRRVHEAVTLRDIPATILDLVKPEASSRFPGHSLARYWKGTDNSHSSSSALLSEISKCINMPAWLPACKGDMKSLVTDGMHYIRNGDGREELYDLENDPAEEQDLANSEEGRQRLEEFRRSLETILRSDRFQR, from the coding sequence ATGATGACTCAAGAGAAGAAATCGGTTCTATCTACCCCCTCTATAGCGCCCGGCAAACTTTTACTTTTGGCAGCCTGGTTTGCATTGGCTACCGGTTTGGGAGAGATTTCGATCCGGGCGGTTCAGAAATTCTTCCTGCACCAGCGTATCTACGTAAGCCCACAGGTCGTCTGGATGGCTCCTCTGGCCGATCTGGTTCTCTTTCTACTTTCGGGATCCATCCTCCTCCTTGTGGCCCGGTTCTGGCCCAGGGCAACCTCTCCGAAGATTGTTGTTTTTATCTTTGCCCTTCTCGGTTTTTCAGGCCCATTGTTATGGTTCCCGAAACTGCATATCCTTGCGGCTCTTCTGCTGGCCATCGGCCTTTCTGTGCAAACGGCTCGTCTCCTTGAAAAACATATCTCGACCTTTTACCTCTTCAGCCGGTACACCCTGGGAGGAATGTTGGCTGTCGTAATGGCATTGGCCGTTGGTATCAATGAGTGGCAGGTCTTAATAGAGCGTAATGCCCTGGCAAAACTCCCCCCGGCTCCTCCAGGTACTCCCAATGTCTTATTGATTGTATTGGACACCGTAAGGGCCTCAAGTCTCAGTCTATATGGTTATAATCGACCTACGACCCCCTCCTTAGAGAAGTTGGCCAAAACCGGTGTGGTCTTTGAAAAGGCCTTTGCAACTTCATCCTGGACCCTTCCTTCCCATGCCAGCCTGTTCACGGCCCGTTATCCCCATGAGGTTTCGGCAGACTGGCTGAAACCCCTGGATGCGACTTACCCTGTATTGGCTGAAGTTTTCCAGACTTATGGATATGTTACCGCCGGGTTTGTTGCCAACCTGTTGTATGGAACCTACGAGACGGGCCTTGCCCGCGGCTTTATTCACTACGAAGATTATCCTATATCTCCGGAGATGGTTATTAAGAGTTCGTGGCTGGCCCGGATCTTTGTAGACAAGCTGAAATTGATCAAAGGAGATACCGATAAACTCGTCTATAAATGGGCCGAAGAAATCAATGAAGATTTTCTGTCCTGGCTTTCCTGCCATAATTCACGACCCTTTTTCGTCTTTCTCAACTACATGGATGCCCACGCACCCTATCTGCCCCCTAAACCCTTTGATACCCTGTTTGGACCTAAAAGGCCTCGACCGGATAAATCGGTACGGAGAACCTGGTCTCCTCAGGAGATCCAGGTGGAGAGGGATGCCTATGAGGGTTGTATCGCTTATCTGGACCATCAACTGGGCTTACTCTTCGACGAATTGCAAAAACGGGGGATACTGGAAAACACTTTAATCGTTATTACCTCCGATCACGGGGAGCAGTTCGGAGAGCATGGTCTCTTTGATCACGGTAATAGCCTCTACCGGCCGTCGTTACAGGTTCCTCTATTTATTTCCTTCCCGGGACGTGTACCGGCCGGAAGGCGTGTTCATGAGGCCGTAACCCTGCGGGATATTCCGGCTACTATCCTGGACCTGGTCAAACCGGAAGCCAGCTCTCGCTTTCCCGGACATTCATTGGCTCGATATTGGAAGGGAACCGATAATTCCCACAGTTCCTCTTCTGCTTTACTTTCTGAAATCAGTAAATGCATTAACATGCCCGCATGGCTGCCGGCCTGTAAAGGAGATATGAAATCACTGGTGACCGATGGTATGCACTATATCAGGAACGGAGATGGTCGTGAAGAACTTTATGATCTTGAAAACGATCCGGCAGAAGAACAAGATCTTGCTAATTCTGAAGAAGGCCGTCAAAGGCTTGAGGAATTCAGAAGATCCCTTGAAACTATTCTCAGGTCTGACCGATTCCAGAGATAG
- a CDS encoding alkaline phosphatase family protein, whose translation MKILVIGLDGATPEVLFGDERLDNFRRLMEAGCYGRLETVIPPHRIPAWMCMATGQDPGSLGTWGLQKPTDSSPNNLEPVTSKPISEPSIWNQIAREGKRTCLIGVPLWDPPQEGKGVWVSCPLPHKGIYTYPASVNEQIRKLIGSYPADVKHSRFYKKDQLLEEIYTMSRKHFQVVRYFLQNTDWDYFQWVEIGPDRLQHGFWRFHDPQPPLHEPGNPYQEVIRDYYLYLDHELGAILDLLSEDTLILVISCYGVKRLEGGFCLNEWLVREGLLVLNEYPQEITAFNQLSVNWEKTLVCGEGGYAAGLFFNVKGREPRGTLSEANYEKFRDEIRRKLKAISNDQGKSLEAVVLKPEEIYTKVRPGVPDLLVQFGGFSWRVVDSVGHQTLYLQGNDPHLDDCNHGQFGSFILVAPDNPLQGEIEKVRLPDMAPTLLELGGYSVPSSMQGKSLRANKVSNAITDEGFSAEEEEIIRERLSGLGYIG comes from the coding sequence ATGAAAATTTTAGTTATCGGCCTCGATGGGGCTACCCCTGAAGTGTTATTCGGAGATGAACGCCTGGATAATTTCCGTCGTTTAATGGAAGCGGGCTGTTATGGTCGCCTGGAGACTGTTATTCCACCCCATAGAATCCCGGCCTGGATGTGTATGGCTACCGGCCAGGACCCCGGCTCGTTGGGAACCTGGGGGCTTCAGAAGCCTACCGATAGCTCTCCTAATAATCTGGAACCCGTTACCTCAAAACCCATATCGGAACCTTCCATCTGGAACCAGATAGCCCGGGAGGGGAAGCGAACCTGCCTTATCGGAGTACCCCTATGGGATCCACCCCAAGAGGGAAAGGGTGTTTGGGTAAGTTGTCCTTTACCCCATAAGGGGATTTATACCTATCCGGCGTCGGTAAACGAGCAGATTAGAAAACTGATAGGCTCCTATCCGGCGGATGTTAAACATTCTCGTTTTTATAAAAAAGACCAGCTCCTGGAGGAGATTTACACCATGAGTCGCAAACATTTCCAGGTGGTCCGATACTTTTTGCAGAACACAGATTGGGATTATTTTCAATGGGTCGAGATCGGACCGGACCGTTTGCAGCATGGTTTTTGGAGATTCCATGATCCACAACCTCCGCTCCATGAGCCGGGTAATCCCTATCAGGAAGTCATTCGTGATTACTATCTTTACCTGGATCACGAACTGGGAGCCATCCTGGATCTCCTGAGTGAGGATACCCTCATTTTGGTGATTTCGTGTTATGGTGTAAAACGGCTGGAGGGTGGCTTCTGTCTGAATGAGTGGTTGGTAAGGGAAGGCTTACTTGTGCTCAATGAATATCCCCAAGAGATTACCGCCTTTAACCAGCTCAGTGTGAATTGGGAAAAGACCCTGGTTTGTGGTGAGGGGGGGTATGCGGCAGGTTTATTCTTTAACGTAAAAGGACGGGAACCTCGGGGGACTCTCTCCGAAGCGAATTATGAGAAATTCCGGGATGAAATCAGGAGGAAACTCAAAGCTATCTCAAACGACCAGGGTAAATCCCTGGAAGCAGTTGTCCTTAAGCCGGAAGAGATTTACACAAAGGTAAGGCCTGGAGTTCCTGACCTGTTGGTTCAGTTTGGTGGCTTTTCCTGGCGTGTGGTGGACAGTGTAGGACACCAGACCCTTTACCTTCAAGGCAATGATCCCCATCTGGATGACTGTAATCATGGGCAATTTGGGAGCTTTATTTTAGTAGCACCAGATAATCCTCTCCAGGGTGAAATTGAGAAAGTACGCTTACCAGATATGGCACCAACCCTGTTAGAGTTGGGAGGATATTCTGTGCCTTCCTCCATGCAGGGAAAATCTCTGCGGGCCAATAAGGTATCTAACGCAATAACTGACGAAGGTTTTTCAGCCGAGGAGGAAGAGATCATTCGGGAACGGTTAAGTGGATTGGGTTACATTGGATAA